The Stratiformator vulcanicus genome has a segment encoding these proteins:
- a CDS encoding diacylglycerol/polyprenol kinase family protein, giving the protein MSTRLGPQELRRRLWHMAPGFLPFLLWPIPHADPISPTLRGIVAAIGLLLSFLLLRRWQQVSRANHESEIPSIAGYVAAVLLTVVAFPAHLECAFAVLAILAFGDGAATLCGKLFESPRLPWNSQKSLAGLAGFLAVGTPMTALIYWGETFNAESQRPPIDFSVAWQVAAIGVICAAIAESLPVKLNDNIRVGAVAAVAIVTAHLSLTG; this is encoded by the coding sequence TTGAGTACCCGTCTCGGTCCCCAAGAACTGCGCCGCCGGTTGTGGCACATGGCGCCGGGGTTCTTACCCTTCCTATTGTGGCCGATTCCGCACGCCGACCCGATCTCGCCGACATTGCGAGGAATTGTCGCCGCGATCGGATTGCTGCTCTCGTTCCTCCTTCTCAGACGCTGGCAGCAGGTCAGCCGGGCCAATCACGAATCGGAGATCCCTTCGATTGCCGGATATGTCGCGGCCGTGCTGCTGACGGTGGTGGCGTTTCCAGCTCACCTCGAATGTGCGTTTGCGGTGCTGGCCATCCTCGCGTTCGGCGACGGGGCCGCGACTCTTTGCGGCAAGCTCTTTGAGAGCCCGCGCCTCCCGTGGAACTCACAAAAATCGCTCGCCGGGTTGGCAGGATTTCTGGCCGTCGGAACACCGATGACCGCACTGATCTACTGGGGCGAAACCTTCAACGCCGAATCGCAGCGACCGCCGATCGACTTCTCGGTCGCCTGGCAAGTCGCCGCCATCGGCGTGATCTGTGCCGCGATCGCGGAATCGTTGCCGGTGAAACTGAACGACAATATCCGCGTCGGAGCAGTCGCTGCGGTCGCGATCGTTACCGCACACTTGTCGCTGACCGGGTAA
- a CDS encoding ABC transporter ATP-binding protein — MNVLDVQNLHKSYGPIRAVEGVSFTVDAGEVFGLLGPNGAGKSTTMMMVCGALKPDDGTIQICGTKLTPHDRQLRRLIGIVPQDLAVYPEMTARENLAFFGRIYGLKGSTLRYRISDALDRTGLAPRADDPSGTFSGGMKRRLNFGVALLHQPRILILDEPTVGIDPQSRSHLLESVRQLTNDGMAVIYASHYMEEVQAVCDRVAIVDQGRVVAEGPMEKLLSRVASELRLRVSNDGAALPPDLAQIAAIERRLDGDTSIVIDCARLGGDRPLSSILTSALAHIQNTGGRLESVQTTEPNLERLFLELTGNSLRD, encoded by the coding sequence ATGAACGTACTCGACGTGCAGAATCTGCATAAGAGTTACGGCCCGATCCGCGCGGTCGAGGGGGTCAGTTTTACGGTCGACGCCGGCGAGGTCTTCGGGCTGCTGGGGCCGAACGGCGCGGGCAAGTCGACCACCATGATGATGGTGTGCGGGGCTCTCAAGCCCGATGACGGCACCATCCAAATCTGCGGCACGAAACTAACCCCGCATGACAGACAACTGCGTCGCCTGATCGGGATCGTGCCGCAGGATCTGGCCGTCTATCCCGAAATGACGGCCAGAGAGAACCTCGCGTTCTTCGGTCGTATCTACGGCCTCAAAGGCAGTACTCTGCGCTATCGGATTTCCGATGCGCTCGATCGCACCGGACTCGCCCCCCGAGCCGACGATCCCTCGGGCACGTTCTCCGGCGGAATGAAACGCCGACTGAACTTCGGAGTCGCCTTACTTCATCAACCGCGGATTTTGATTCTTGATGAGCCGACGGTCGGCATCGACCCGCAAAGTCGCTCGCATCTGTTGGAGTCGGTGAGGCAACTGACGAACGACGGCATGGCGGTCATCTATGCCAGCCACTATATGGAAGAAGTGCAGGCGGTCTGCGATCGCGTCGCGATTGTTGATCAGGGGCGTGTTGTCGCCGAAGGCCCGATGGAAAAATTGCTTTCGCGTGTCGCCTCCGAATTGCGGCTTCGCGTTTCGAACGATGGGGCCGCACTGCCGCCCGACTTGGCTCAGATCGCCGCAATTGAAAGACGACTCGACGGAGACACGTCGATCGTTATTGATTGCGCGCGCCTCGGCGGCGACCGACCGCTCAGTTCCATCCTGACGTCGGCACTCGCCCACATCCAAAATACCGGTGGGCGATTGGAATCAGTGCAGACCACCGAACCGAACCTAGAACGGCTCTTCCTCGAACTGACGGGGAACAGCTTGCGCGATTAA
- a CDS encoding TrkH family potassium uptake protein translates to MNWLQLSRLLGLLAMLVGGSMVFSLPWAFPLLGEAVEFESKGFWALIETIIGSLCFGGLLVYLGRRESSTAILRKEAMAVVGLGWILAGIIGSLPLFLAGVMRAPDTPVTAIDALFESISGFTTTGASVLTELDDPAAIPRCVLFWRCFTHWLGGMGIIVLFVAVLGQLGAGGKAMMKREVPGPINESVRPRVRDTAVTMWLIYVAISGVLVGIYALEGMTFYDALCHSFATMATGGFSTHNASLGHFQSPVIELTATFFMIVAGSNFTLYYLVWKGRRELGEGRIASRLKPWFSDPEYRTYLAIIACATGAFFINLELTDRYLSWTESLRHSLFTTVTIITTTGFGTVDFTEWSEFSKGLILLLMFVGGCSGSTSGGLKVVRFLLFFKIIRLEIERAYRPNVVRPMKVFGVTVDKEMRHDVVVYFSLILFVFVSAWMVLNVIESDRQWENGEDVKAEKLIDCASAVASCLNNIGPGLGVLGPHNNYSGFSPQGKLLLTLLMLLGRLELFAILVLFVPDFWRV, encoded by the coding sequence ATGAATTGGCTGCAACTTAGTCGGCTGCTCGGACTGCTCGCGATGCTCGTGGGCGGGTCGATGGTATTCAGCCTGCCGTGGGCCTTCCCGCTGCTCGGCGAAGCCGTCGAGTTCGAGTCAAAAGGCTTCTGGGCCCTGATCGAAACGATCATCGGCTCGCTCTGTTTCGGCGGATTGCTCGTCTATCTGGGTCGCCGTGAATCCAGCACGGCCATCTTGCGCAAAGAAGCGATGGCCGTGGTCGGGCTCGGCTGGATTCTCGCCGGAATTATCGGCAGCCTGCCCCTGTTTCTGGCCGGAGTTATGCGAGCGCCCGATACGCCGGTGACGGCCATTGATGCGTTGTTCGAGTCGATCTCCGGCTTCACGACGACCGGGGCGAGCGTGCTGACCGAGTTGGACGACCCCGCCGCGATTCCCCGCTGCGTACTCTTTTGGCGGTGCTTTACGCATTGGCTCGGGGGCATGGGCATCATCGTGCTGTTCGTGGCGGTTCTGGGGCAACTTGGTGCCGGCGGCAAGGCGATGATGAAACGGGAAGTCCCGGGGCCGATCAATGAATCGGTCCGACCCCGGGTCCGTGATACCGCCGTGACGATGTGGTTGATTTATGTCGCAATCAGCGGGGTGCTGGTCGGTATCTACGCCCTCGAAGGCATGACGTTCTACGATGCCCTGTGCCACTCGTTTGCCACAATGGCGACGGGGGGATTCAGCACGCACAACGCGAGCCTCGGCCATTTTCAGAGCCCGGTCATCGAATTGACGGCGACCTTCTTCATGATTGTCGCGGGCTCGAACTTCACGCTCTATTACCTGGTTTGGAAGGGCCGGCGTGAGCTGGGTGAAGGCCGGATCGCAAGCCGACTGAAACCCTGGTTCTCCGACCCGGAATACCGCACCTACCTCGCAATCATCGCCTGCGCGACCGGCGCATTCTTTATCAATTTAGAGCTGACCGACCGGTACCTGAGTTGGACCGAGTCGCTAAGGCACTCGCTTTTTACGACCGTGACGATCATCACCACCACCGGATTTGGGACCGTCGATTTCACCGAATGGAGCGAGTTCTCAAAAGGTCTTATTCTGCTATTAATGTTTGTCGGAGGTTGCAGCGGTTCGACGTCCGGCGGACTGAAGGTCGTGCGGTTTTTGCTGTTTTTTAAGATCATCAGGTTGGAGATCGAACGGGCTTATCGGCCGAATGTCGTCAGGCCGATGAAAGTGTTCGGCGTGACCGTCGATAAAGAGATGCGACACGACGTGGTCGTCTATTTCAGTTTGATTTTGTTCGTCTTTGTGAGTGCCTGGATGGTGCTGAACGTGATTGAGTCTGATCGGCAATGGGAGAACGGTGAAGACGTCAAAGCAGAAAAACTCATTGACTGCGCCAGCGCCGTCGCGAGTTGTTTAAACAACATCGGTCCGGGTCTCGGTGTCCTCGGACCTCACAATAACTATTCGGGATTTTCGCCGCAGGGAAAATTGCTTCTCACGCTCTTAATGTTACTGGGGCGGCTCGAACTATTCGCCATATTAGTATTATTCGTGCCGGACTTCTGGCGAGTTTGA
- a CDS encoding DUF6655 family protein: protein MTVRFVLMLCSAAVIAMTGCASLKTSDTSRTGMEQMLISKAIDDSLNRIDFRPFAGRDVFLDTQFLDCVDQGYVTSATRHRLLQAGANLAGSAEDAELVCELRSGGVGTDRSETFIGIPEINLPVPVPVAIPEIKFWSRTKQNGTAKLGVVAYDTKSKTIVGDGGTTLARSEDTNTYFMGIGPFQSGEVRDSISKRSRPVPGLAPLPEQVAFSAPPPAPADAGVSRVRLASSLEDHETARPMPPAPSPEPNFSAVGWPE, encoded by the coding sequence ATGACTGTCCGCTTCGTCTTGATGCTCTGTTCTGCCGCGGTCATCGCCATGACCGGCTGCGCTTCGCTGAAAACATCCGATACCAGCCGCACCGGCATGGAGCAGATGTTGATCTCCAAGGCGATCGACGACAGCCTCAACCGGATCGACTTCCGCCCGTTCGCCGGACGAGACGTGTTCCTCGACACGCAATTTCTCGACTGCGTCGACCAGGGTTACGTCACCAGTGCGACGCGACACCGGCTGCTGCAGGCCGGGGCCAATCTCGCGGGATCGGCGGAAGATGCGGAACTGGTCTGCGAACTGCGTAGCGGTGGCGTCGGTACCGACCGTTCGGAAACATTCATCGGGATCCCGGAAATCAACCTGCCTGTGCCGGTCCCGGTCGCGATTCCGGAAATCAAGTTCTGGAGCCGCACCAAGCAAAACGGTACGGCAAAACTCGGTGTGGTCGCCTACGACACGAAGTCGAAAACGATCGTGGGGGACGGAGGCACGACACTGGCGCGGTCGGAGGATACGAACACCTACTTTATGGGAATCGGACCGTTCCAATCAGGCGAAGTGCGGGACAGCATCAGCAAGCGTAGCCGTCCCGTCCCCGGACTGGCCCCACTGCCGGAGCAGGTTGCCTTCTCCGCACCGCCGCCGGCCCCGGCCGACGCGGGAGTCAGTCGAGTGCGACTCGCTTCGTCGCTTGAAGACCATGAGACCGCGCGACCGATGCCCCCTGCTCCGTCCCCGGAACCGAACTTCTCTGCGGTCGGTTGGCCGGAATAG
- a CDS encoding ABC transporter permease, whose product MSAWIITAKDLRLLVRDRRTIAVLLALPLAFIVIIGLTTGKFMRWTNTSHQLKIAVVDQIDYASIGSSEFMTEPLIADEEGFEGDSEFQAAPEPALPEEDRAYHRRLARNLMVKIINRMQEQQGVRVLSVNNWRKELAGLKGTTYVEGDLEAATDMAASGDVDATVVFCPEFYEKVFRLSPGVFLRPSDDAGLSNWPEAVGVDLLGGAGGPDSSVKAFVVLSLFNELPRVVACNTGGIVGRSASEECDELQAETNGESIRLLPPQDLTGPFDTEDGVYNDIVPSYTVMFVFFLVNIMARSFLHERELGTLRRLRVAPIRPVSLLFGKTVPFFIISLCQTSLLFLVGRVLFGMSWGAEPWLLVPVIVSTSMAATALGLMVATLIKTDAQVSAYATSAVIILAGISGCFMPRKWLPDLMQQISLGTPHAWALIAYDGILNDPTPDMALIGRCCGVLVSFAVVFFALGAMRFESVE is encoded by the coding sequence GTGTCCGCCTGGATCATTACCGCCAAGGACTTGCGTTTGCTCGTGCGGGACCGTCGCACGATCGCGGTGCTGCTGGCGTTGCCGCTGGCGTTTATCGTGATTATCGGTTTAACGACCGGCAAATTCATGCGATGGACGAACACGAGCCATCAATTAAAGATCGCGGTCGTCGATCAAATCGATTACGCGTCGATCGGCTCCTCAGAATTCATGACGGAGCCGCTCATCGCTGATGAGGAGGGTTTCGAAGGGGACTCCGAATTTCAAGCCGCCCCCGAACCGGCGCTTCCCGAAGAAGATCGCGCCTATCACCGTCGCTTGGCCCGCAACCTGATGGTAAAGATCATCAACCGGATGCAGGAACAACAAGGTGTCCGCGTTTTGTCGGTCAACAATTGGCGAAAGGAACTCGCCGGGCTTAAAGGGACAACCTACGTTGAGGGCGACCTGGAGGCAGCCACCGACATGGCTGCGTCGGGTGACGTCGACGCGACGGTCGTTTTTTGTCCCGAGTTCTATGAGAAGGTGTTCCGGCTCTCGCCCGGAGTCTTTTTAAGACCGAGTGACGACGCCGGGCTTTCGAACTGGCCGGAAGCGGTCGGCGTCGACTTGCTGGGCGGCGCCGGCGGTCCGGACAGTTCCGTCAAAGCGTTCGTGGTCCTGTCGCTGTTTAATGAGCTGCCGCGGGTCGTGGCGTGCAATACCGGCGGCATTGTCGGCCGCTCGGCCAGTGAAGAATGTGATGAACTGCAGGCTGAGACGAACGGCGAATCGATCCGCTTACTTCCGCCGCAGGATTTGACGGGGCCGTTCGATACGGAAGACGGCGTTTATAACGACATCGTCCCATCGTACACGGTGATGTTCGTGTTCTTCCTCGTGAACATCATGGCCCGCTCGTTCTTGCACGAGCGTGAACTCGGCACGTTACGCCGCTTGCGCGTTGCGCCGATTCGACCGGTCTCCCTGTTGTTCGGTAAGACCGTGCCGTTCTTTATCATTTCGCTCTGCCAGACTTCCCTGCTCTTTCTGGTCGGTCGGGTGCTGTTCGGGATGTCATGGGGGGCAGAACCCTGGCTGCTCGTTCCGGTGATCGTCTCGACGTCGATGGCAGCAACCGCGCTGGGTTTGATGGTGGCCACACTCATTAAAACCGATGCTCAGGTCTCCGCGTACGCGACCAGCGCGGTGATTATTCTGGCCGGGATCAGCGGCTGCTTTATGCCGCGGAAGTGGCTGCCCGATCTGATGCAGCAGATCAGTCTCGGGACTCCGCACGCCTGGGCCCTGATCGCCTACGACGGCATCCTCAACGATCCGACGCCCGATATGGCGCTGATCGGGCGGTGCTGCGGCGTTCTCGTCTCGTTCGCGGTCGTGTTCTTCGCCCTCGGCGCGATGCGCTTCGAGTCGGTCGAATAG
- a CDS encoding DUF1552 domain-containing protein has protein sequence MALPWLDAMTPRAAASATDSGVPLRMGIFTVTGGTVLESWRPDYEGKLDALPSILRPLEPHKDDMLILSGLSHHGKAKGLNAHENCAYVHLTGAPEVTKVDGKANASVSIDQLVAQNVGHNTFLPSLEIGTSNHEQKYSFKSKTEPVPYESNPKLIFERMFTGRRPVAPNWSGRADRLAQLQAETKKSNSLDQSVLDLVMEDAKRLQRRVGKADRRTMEQYMESVRSVERRVAMIEAQGKLMAADGAGDLVPIPELLTDSKINWGDLSRSLGSDPEPHAQYIEVMADLMVLAFQTDSTRVVTCAVGSDGAQFPGVVTVGFERHAHTLEHNGNARKVEDADPIAREGCRQIHAWYTAQFARIIEKMKGIDEGGSSLLDNTMLLYTSYMSNGGHGRTDYPVMLVGNAQGTLQTGRHVAYPKKTPMSNLYVEMADRMGVPVSEFGESLTSPAASFNGRLPSLV, from the coding sequence ATGGCCCTACCTTGGCTCGACGCGATGACCCCGCGTGCGGCCGCTTCCGCGACTGATAGCGGCGTGCCACTACGGATGGGGATCTTCACCGTTACCGGCGGTACGGTCCTGGAATCGTGGCGACCCGACTACGAAGGCAAGCTCGATGCGCTGCCGTCGATCCTGCGTCCGCTGGAGCCGCACAAGGATGACATGCTCATCCTTTCGGGCCTGTCGCATCACGGTAAGGCGAAGGGGCTCAACGCTCACGAGAATTGCGCCTACGTCCACCTGACGGGGGCTCCCGAGGTCACCAAGGTCGACGGTAAGGCCAACGCCTCCGTTTCGATCGACCAGCTCGTCGCTCAAAACGTCGGTCACAACACCTTCCTTCCGAGTTTGGAAATCGGAACGAGCAACCACGAGCAGAAGTACTCGTTCAAATCCAAGACCGAACCGGTCCCTTACGAGAGCAATCCGAAACTCATCTTCGAGAGGATGTTCACAGGACGTCGGCCCGTGGCCCCGAACTGGAGCGGTCGCGCCGATCGGCTGGCGCAACTGCAGGCCGAAACCAAGAAGTCGAATTCGCTCGACCAGAGCGTGCTTGATTTGGTGATGGAAGACGCCAAGAGACTGCAGCGACGCGTCGGCAAAGCCGACCGCCGGACCATGGAGCAGTACATGGAAAGCGTCCGCTCGGTCGAACGGCGGGTGGCCATGATCGAAGCTCAAGGGAAGCTGATGGCTGCCGATGGCGCCGGCGACCTCGTGCCGATCCCGGAACTGCTGACCGATTCCAAAATCAATTGGGGGGATCTGTCCCGCTCGCTCGGCAGCGATCCGGAGCCGCACGCCCAGTACATCGAAGTGATGGCCGATCTGATGGTGCTGGCGTTCCAGACCGACTCGACGCGGGTCGTGACGTGTGCTGTTGGTAGCGACGGTGCCCAGTTCCCAGGGGTGGTGACCGTTGGCTTCGAGCGGCACGCTCACACGCTCGAGCACAACGGCAACGCCCGCAAAGTCGAAGACGCCGACCCGATCGCCCGCGAGGGTTGCCGCCAGATTCACGCGTGGTACACGGCTCAGTTCGCCCGCATCATCGAGAAGATGAAGGGAATCGACGAGGGCGGCTCGTCGCTGCTCGACAACACGATGCTGCTTTACACCTCGTATATGTCGAACGGCGGTCACGGTCGAACCGACTACCCGGTGATGCTGGTGGGCAATGCTCAGGGCACGCTGCAAACCGGTCGGCACGTGGCGTATCCGAAGAAAACGCCGATGTCGAACCTTTATGTCGAAATGGCCGACCGGATGGGCGTCCCCGTGTCAGAGTTCGGCGAAAGCCTGACCTCGCCGGCCGCCTCGTTCAATGGCCGGCTGCCGAGTCTCGTCTGA